In the Drosophila takahashii strain IR98-3 E-12201 chromosome 3R, DtakHiC1v2, whole genome shotgun sequence genome, one interval contains:
- the LOC138913360 gene encoding prolyl 4-hydroxylase subunit alpha-1-like isoform X1, translating to MNCFLIILFILVIPNKPSIVSGRDYSSSIAGMVRLLRVREAFVSDLDEFALKLQKKLDTLELALEQMQTELDRFEDGGMGQEFGFIKWFALLRHLHHDWPKWLNFIRQNDGEVEIESMTSLQELLPSKEDFTEAKDSIYLLVSMYDLKVQDFSRGRINGRQYGPRLDVLDSFALAKFGHQKGYYLQAEDWFEITELFYLRSFFKPLEVMGLNFANAWQLYARNLLDVNKKVLALNILNEALTYASHDVIIQRQISKVKRDLYKIENPKEDQYAEFYQDHRDGCRGLFEELEGLSCHYDFTTHPFLRLAPFKVEVLNEDPYVAKYYDVIYDQEISELKKITIPLMRRSSTVDRELYEMKKNTGRTSKGHFHQANFSWATRSVNQRISQMTGFDLQSDKAIDSLLVLNYGLGGQYLPHYDTLGTNNSIYPLKGDRIATVLFYMNDVEQGGLTVFPHLQISHTPRKGTALLFYNLKSNTLEQDNFSAHSACPVLMGSKWVTTTWIYSADQMFRSPCALYDDSSPQSEDLDE from the exons ATGAATTGCTTTTTGATCATTCTATTCATACTAGTGATCCCCAACAAACCAAGCATTGTGTCCGGTAGGGACTATTCAAGTTCTATTGCCGGCATGGTTAGACTTCTTCGAGTACGAGAGGCCTTCGTCTCTGATCTCGACGAATTTGCATTGAAATTGCAGAAAAAATTGGATACGCTCGAGTT AGCATTAGAACAGATGCAAACGGAACTGGACAGGTTTGAAGACGGAGGTATGGGTCAAGAATTTGGCTTTATAAAGTGGTTCGCTCTTCTGCGACATCTGCATCACGACTGGCCAAAATGGCTTAACTTTATACGGCAGAATGATGGAGAAG TCGAGATAGAAAGCATGACAAGTCTTCAAGAGCTTTTGCCTTCCAAAGAAGACTTTACAGAGGCAAAAGATAGCATATATCTCTTAGTAAGTATGTACGACCTTAAAGTCCAAGATTTTTCACGAGGTCGCATAAATGGCAGGCAATATGG ACCTCGCTTGGATGTTTTGGACAGTTTTGCTCTGGCAAAATTTGGTCATCAGAAAGGATATTATCTGCAAGCGGAGGATTGGTTTGAAATTACCGAGCTCTTCTATTTAAGATCGTTTTTTAAGCCACTTGAAGTTATGGGGCTTAACTTTGCTAACGCATGGCAGTTGTATGCCAGAAATCTTTTGGATGTAA ATAAAAAAGTTCTTGCCTTAAATATTCTGAATGAAGCCCTAACCTACGCATCCCACGATGTGATTATCCAAAGACAAATAAGTAAGGTGAAGAGGGATCTCTACAAGATCGAAAACCCAAAAGAGGATCAGTATGCGGAGTTTTACCAAGACCACAGAGACGGATGTCGGGGTCTTTTTGAAGAGCTCGAGGGtctaagttgccactacgacTTTACAACTCACCCCTTCCTGCGATTAGCACCCTTTAAAGTGGAGGTTCTTAATGAGGATCCTTATGTGGCCAAATATTACGATGTGATATATGACCAGGAGATTTCGGAATTGAAGAAAATTACCATTCCGTTAATGAGACGATCATCAACCGTCGATCGAGAGTTGtacgaaatgaaaaagaaTACGGGACGCACCTCCAAGGGACACTTTCATCAAGCCAATTTTAGTTGGGCTACCAGAAGTGTCAATCAAAGGATCAGCCAAATGACGGGATTCGATCTTCAATCCGATAAAGCCATCGACAGTCTGCTGGTGCTTAACTACGGTTTGGGTGGACAGTACTTGCCCCATTACGATACTTTAGGCACAAAT AATTCAATATACCCCTTGAAAGGCGATAGAATAGCCACAGTTCTTTTCTAC atgaaTGACGTGGAACAAGGTGGCTTGACTGTATTCCCCCATCTCCAGATCAGCCACACTCCCCGAAAAGGAACCGCCTTACTGTTCTACAACCTGAAATCCAACACTCTTGAACAGGACAATTTCTCAGCACATAGCGCCTGTCCAGTTTTAATGGGTTCCAAGTGGG TCACCACCACTTGGATATATTCTGCGGATCAAATGTTCCGCTCACCCTGCGCTCTTTATGATGATTCTTCCCCTCAATCTGAAGATCTTGATGAATAA
- the LOC138913360 gene encoding prolyl 4-hydroxylase subunit alpha-2-like isoform X2, translated as MAVVCQKSFGYKKVLALNILNEALTYASHDVIIQRQISKVKRDLYKIENPKEDQYAEFYQDHRDGCRGLFEELEGLSCHYDFTTHPFLRLAPFKVEVLNEDPYVAKYYDVIYDQEISELKKITIPLMRRSSTVDRELYEMKKNTGRTSKGHFHQANFSWATRSVNQRISQMTGFDLQSDKAIDSLLVLNYGLGGQYLPHYDTLGTNNSIYPLKGDRIATVLFYMNDVEQGGLTVFPHLQISHTPRKGTALLFYNLKSNTLEQDNFSAHSACPVLMGSKWVTTTWIYSADQMFRSPCALYDDSSPQSEDLDE; from the exons ATGGCAGTTGTATGCCAGAAATCTTTTGGAT ATAAAAAAGTTCTTGCCTTAAATATTCTGAATGAAGCCCTAACCTACGCATCCCACGATGTGATTATCCAAAGACAAATAAGTAAGGTGAAGAGGGATCTCTACAAGATCGAAAACCCAAAAGAGGATCAGTATGCGGAGTTTTACCAAGACCACAGAGACGGATGTCGGGGTCTTTTTGAAGAGCTCGAGGGtctaagttgccactacgacTTTACAACTCACCCCTTCCTGCGATTAGCACCCTTTAAAGTGGAGGTTCTTAATGAGGATCCTTATGTGGCCAAATATTACGATGTGATATATGACCAGGAGATTTCGGAATTGAAGAAAATTACCATTCCGTTAATGAGACGATCATCAACCGTCGATCGAGAGTTGtacgaaatgaaaaagaaTACGGGACGCACCTCCAAGGGACACTTTCATCAAGCCAATTTTAGTTGGGCTACCAGAAGTGTCAATCAAAGGATCAGCCAAATGACGGGATTCGATCTTCAATCCGATAAAGCCATCGACAGTCTGCTGGTGCTTAACTACGGTTTGGGTGGACAGTACTTGCCCCATTACGATACTTTAGGCACAAAT AATTCAATATACCCCTTGAAAGGCGATAGAATAGCCACAGTTCTTTTCTAC atgaaTGACGTGGAACAAGGTGGCTTGACTGTATTCCCCCATCTCCAGATCAGCCACACTCCCCGAAAAGGAACCGCCTTACTGTTCTACAACCTGAAATCCAACACTCTTGAACAGGACAATTTCTCAGCACATAGCGCCTGTCCAGTTTTAATGGGTTCCAAGTGGG TCACCACCACTTGGATATATTCTGCGGATCAAATGTTCCGCTCACCCTGCGCTCTTTATGATGATTCTTCCCCTCAATCTGAAGATCTTGATGAATAA